ACGCATGCTAGGCTTGAAGAAGAAGTATGACCCACTTGAGGGTGCACCAATGGCGCGTGGTATCGTACTAGAGAAGACCGGTGTCGAGGCGCGTCAGCCCAACTCGGCGCTGCGAAAGTGCGTGCGTGTGCAGCTAGTTAAGAACGGCCGTGTTGTAACAGCCTTCGTGCCTGGCGACGGTGGCCTCCTAGTAATTGACGAGCACGATGAGGTTCTGATAGAGGGTATTGGAGGTCCCCGTGGACGCTCTATGGGTGACATTCCAGGTGTGAGATACAAGGTGGTCACGGTTAACGGCGTCTCGCTAAAAGCTATACTAGAGGGTAAAAAGCAAAAGCCGACAAGGTAATGTATTATAAAACAAACATTGTTTACAGAGAATAATTAGCTAGGGGCACTGCAAACGCAGGAGTGGGAGTTTCCGGTTCTAACTTCTCACTTGTCTGGCTACGTTTCGCCCTCCTATCTCTCACTATAAAGCCTAGGTTCTAGATCTAAGAGTGTACAGCCACTGGTGGTTCTAGACGGTCTCGTTATCATTGTTTGGCGGATTGTAGTCTTGGCGCGCTACTAGACATGAAGGTTCCTGTGTATAACTCTCATAAGGGATTAGCGTCTTGGGCTCTTGTGAAATTGTGAAAATGTTAGAATTCTTCTTCCTCCTCCTCTTCTTCCTCAGATTCTTCAAGCTCCTCGAGCTCTTCTAGTATTGCGGCGTGTAGTCTCTCTTGTTCATCCACGAGCCTCTTTGAGACGTATATCGGCTTCTCCGCTAGTAGTGCAAGATAGATTGCATGGCTCGGTATCATCTTTTTGCGTAGTGTTATGCCGCCTAGGTCGAACTCAATTACGGCTGTGTAGAGTCCGGTGTCGTGGTTGAACTCGTTTATTACTACGCGTGTTAGTCGGTCTAGAAGATCCTTTATGAAGTCCTTTAAGTCTACAAGTGCGTCAAACACGCTCTCTCGATTCGCGTACATGGTATAACTTGTGCCCTCTTTCATTTTATGGACTGCGCTTGCTACTTCTGGCGGTATACCGTACAACCGGAATATGCGACCATCTTCTAGTCGGAACTCTAGTATCCAGCCTGCGTTTGTCACGCGTGGTTGTACATCCTCTACTAGTAGGTTGACGTCTCTGCCCGGTGGTGGCGGCAAGCTAGGTCCCGGGGTGATAACGCTAGAATGAGGCCTATTTGCAGCACGGCTTTATAAGAGGTTGATGTGGCGGCGTTTACCCCGGGTGCAGGTATGTCTAGTGCGGGTCAAGCCACGCAGCTTGAGCCCAAGCCCGAGGAGCCAAAGCTCTTTGGCAAGTGGAGCTTCGAGGGCATAGAGATTCGCGACCCAGGTTTAAAGAGGTATATCTGTCTTAAGCCTGTATGGTTGCCTCATACTGGCGGGCGTCACGAGCATAGAAGGTTTGGCAAGGCAGAGGTGCCTGTCGTAGAGAGGTTGATAAACAAGCTAATGAGGCCCGGCAGGAACATGGGTAAGAAGCACCTCGCTTATAACATAGTTAAGCATGCGTTTGAGATAATCTACCTTAAGACTGGTGAAAATCCGATACAGGTTCTGATACGTGCTATCGAGAATGCTGCTCCACGTGAGGATGTCACGCGTATCATGTACGGTGGTATAACTTACTTCGTTGCTGTCGACGTCTCGCCGCAGAGACGTGTTGATGTAGCACTTAAGCATCTGACGGAAGGTGCAAGGATGTGCGCATTCAACAACCCAAGGCCTATTGAAGAGTGTCTAGCTGACGAGATCATAGCGGCTGCTAACAACGACTCGAGGAGCTATGCTATACGCAAGAAAGAGGAGATAGAGCGTATAGCTCTAAGCTCACGCTAAAGCTTATAAACACCTTTTAGCCAAACCGTCGCACGAAGGGTGGTAGACGGCATGAGCGAGAAGAAGCCACACTTGAACTTGATAGTCATCGGTCACGTCGACCACGGTAAGAGCACGCTAGTAGGCCACCTACTATACCGTCTAGGTTACATCGACGAGAAGACCATGAAGCAGCTAGAGGAGGAGGCGAAGAAGAGGGGTAAGGAGAGCTTCAAGTTCGCCTGGATCCTTGACAAGCTCAAGGAGGAGAGAGAGCGCGGTGTCACTATCGACCTAAGCTTCATGAAGTTCGAGACCAAGAAGTACTACTTCACCATCATCGATGCTCCAGGTCACCGCGACTTCGTCAAGAACATGATTACTGGTGCCAGCCAGGCAGATGCTGCGCTCCTAGTCGTATCGGCGAGGAAGGGTGAGTTCGAGGCCGGCATGAGCCCAGAGGGCCAGACCCGTGAGCACCTAATTCTAGCCAAGACGATGGGTATCGAGCAGCTAATAGTGGCGGTTAACAAGATGGACGCCACCGAGCCCGCGTGGAGCAAGGAGAGGTATGAGCAGATAGTGAATGTCCTAAAGAAGTTCATGAAGACGCTAGGCTACAAGGTCGACCAGATACCATTCATCCCTGTATCCGCGTGGACCGGTGACAACCTAATCGAGCGCAGCCCGAACATGCCATGGTACAACGGCCCAACGCTAGTAGAGGCCCTAGACATGCTACAGCCGCCGAAGAAGCCAGTTGACAAGCCACTACGCATCCCAATCCAGAACGTCTACAGCATACCTGGCGTTGGTACTGTGCCAGTCGGCCGTGTTGAGACTGGCGTGCTAAAGGTAGGTGACAAGGTCGTCTTCATGCCACCGGGTGTCGTCGGCGAAGTCAGGAGCATTGAGATGCACCACGTGAGGCTAGACCAGGCTGAGCCCGGCGACAACATTGGTTTCAACGTAAGAGGCGTATCCAAGAAGGACGTCAAGCGTGGCGACGTAGCTGGCCATGTTGACAACCCACCCACCGTCGCAGAGGAGTTCACTGCTAAGGTGTTCGTAATCTGGCACCCAACAGCAATCGCGCCCGGCTACACGCCAGTAGTACACGCACACACCGCCAGCGTCGCCTGCAGGATAACTGAGATCGTAGCCAAGCTAGACCCAAGGACTGGTAAGGTCCTAGAGAAGAACCCAAGCTTCATCAAGCAGGGTGAGGTCGCCATCGTCAAGTTCAAGCCGATAAAGCCAATGGTAGTCGAGAAGTTCAGCGACTTCCCAGCGCTAGGCAGGTTCGCAATGAGAGACATGGGTAAGACTGTCGGTATTGGCATCGTGATTGACGTGAAGCCTGCAAAGGTCGAGATCAGGAGCAAGTAAAGCTCTTTTCACACAACCTGGTATCCTCTTTTTAAGCCGTGCTTACGCACCACTCCGGGGGTTCTGGGATGGCCGCAGTACCCATGGCTCGTATCAAGCTCTGGAGTCCCGACGTTCAGAGTCTGAACGACGTTGCCCAGAAGATAGTGAGTATAGCCAAGAGGATGGGCGTAGAGGTGCGTGGACCCATACCATTGCCGACAAAGAGGCTGGTAGTCGCTACCCTAAGGCTGCCCCACGGTGAGGGCTCGAAAGTGTGGGATAAGTGGGAGCTAAGAATACACTCCAGGCTAATCCTAGTAAGGCTAGATGAGAGGCTAATGAAGGAGCTGATGAGGATCAGGGTGCCCGAAAACGTACACATAGAGATAAAGGTGCCACGTGCACGTCCACGTTAGCATCTTTTAGCTAGAATAGGTTAGCATCCCATTAACGCTGGATTTATCCCGGGTCCCAGAGTGTAGGTCTCGAACTGGTGCCGGGGTGCCCGAGCGGCCTAAGGGGCCGGCCTGGAGAGCCGGTGGGGGGCTACCCCCGCGCGGGTTCGAATCCCGCCCCCGGCGCCACTCCTGCCTCCCGTGTATGTTCCTATTCGTATAGTAACAATGGTTCGAGGGTAGTCTGGTCCAATGTTAGTTAATGGTAGTATGGTGTTCTTTTAGACAAACTTGGAGTGGAGTGTACTCTCTAAAGTTCCTCCGATTAGAACCATCTTGGTTCTAGTCTAGTTCTCTGACTAATGTGTATCCTCGTGGGTTTACGCATTATTGACTACCTGCTGGTGTCTAGCTACTTGTATAGGCAGTTCTTGGCTGAAACTGCAATGTGGTATCGTCTAAAGCGTCTACGTGTGGTGTGGTTAGGTTAGGTATGGCATGTTGCTGTATATTGGAGTATTTGTTCTTAGGCTAGCTTAGGCTAGAATAGAGGTGTAATGTAAGGTAAGTTGTAGTTGGTGAAGGGATGCCAGGGGAAGTGGTAAACTAAACATGATGTAGGAGAGGAGAGAGCAAGAAAACGAAAAAGGTATGGTGGTTGGTAAGGTGTCTGAGTGTTCACCCGCTTTACTCGCACTTGGCGACGCGGCGTAGAGCCTTTCTAGCGAATTCCTTCTCTTCGGGTGTTGCTCTATCCTCGTAGCAGAACCACCAGTCGTAGCATTTGAACTGTTTGAGGCGCTCCTGTGCTTCTTGCTCGGTGGCTGCTGGGGGTACGATGAGGTTATCTCCTATTAGCTCGTTGTTTGGCCAGTTTGCTGGTATTGCACGGCCATACTTGTCGCTAATCTGTAGTATGTGGACGAGCCTCAGTATCTCGTCTACGTTGCGGCCAGCCTCGGTCGGGTAGTATAGTATTGCGCGGATTACGCCTTTGTTGTCGACTATGAAGACTGCGCGTACTGTGACGGTTGGAGCGTGGCTTGGGTGAATTAGGCCGAGTTTCTTCGCTACCTCGCCAGTAGCGTCGGCGATTACTGGGAATGGTATCTCTACGCCTAGTTTCTCGCGTATCCACTCGACCCATTTGATGTGGCTGAATGTGCTGTCGATGCTTAGGCCGATGAGCTCCGTGTTTATCTTCTTGAAGTCCTCATACCTCTTTGCGAAGGCGACAAACTCGGTGGTGCATACCGGTGTGAAGTCGGCGGGGTGGCTGAAGAGTACAAACCACTTGCCCTGCTGGACGAAGTAGTCTGGTAGTTTGATCTTACCCTTGTGTGTCATTACCTCCATCTCTGGGAATCTCTCGCCGATCGAGGGTATCTGGAGGGGCATCTCTGTACACACCCTCCAGAGATAGGCTAGCCTAATCTCATACTAAA
The Pyrolobus fumarii 1A DNA segment above includes these coding regions:
- a CDS encoding peroxiredoxin: MPLQIPSIGERFPEMEVMTHKGKIKLPDYFVQQGKWFVLFSHPADFTPVCTTEFVAFAKRYEDFKKINTELIGLSIDSTFSHIKWVEWIREKLGVEIPFPVIADATGEVAKKLGLIHPSHAPTVTVRAVFIVDNKGVIRAILYYPTEAGRNVDEILRLVHILQISDKYGRAIPANWPNNELIGDNLIVPPAATEQEAQERLKQFKCYDWWFCYEDRATPEEKEFARKALRRVAKCE
- a CDS encoding 30S ribosomal protein S7, which gives rise to MSSAGQATQLEPKPEEPKLFGKWSFEGIEIRDPGLKRYICLKPVWLPHTGGRHEHRRFGKAEVPVVERLINKLMRPGRNMGKKHLAYNIVKHAFEIIYLKTGENPIQVLIRAIENAAPREDVTRIMYGGITYFVAVDVSPQRRVDVALKHLTEGARMCAFNNPRPIEECLADEIIAAANNDSRSYAIRKKEEIERIALSSR
- a CDS encoding bifunctional nuclease family protein, with the protein product MPPPPGRDVNLLVEDVQPRVTNAGWILEFRLEDGRIFRLYGIPPEVASAVHKMKEGTSYTMYANRESVFDALVDLKDFIKDLLDRLTRVVINEFNHDTGLYTAVIEFDLGGITLRKKMIPSHAIYLALLAEKPIYVSKRLVDEQERLHAAILEELEELEESEEEEEEEEEF
- the rpsJ gene encoding 30S ribosomal protein S10 — encoded protein: MAAVPMARIKLWSPDVQSLNDVAQKIVSIAKRMGVEVRGPIPLPTKRLVVATLRLPHGEGSKVWDKWELRIHSRLILVRLDERLMKELMRIRVPENVHIEIKVPRARPR
- a CDS encoding 30S ribosomal protein S12, translated to MTGKKSPNGLFAARKLRKKRLKFRWSQREFKIRMLGLKKKYDPLEGAPMARGIVLEKTGVEARQPNSALRKCVRVQLVKNGRVVTAFVPGDGGLLVIDEHDEVLIEGIGGPRGRSMGDIPGVRYKVVTVNGVSLKAILEGKKQKPTR
- the tuf gene encoding translation elongation factor EF-1 subunit alpha; this translates as MSEKKPHLNLIVIGHVDHGKSTLVGHLLYRLGYIDEKTMKQLEEEAKKRGKESFKFAWILDKLKEERERGVTIDLSFMKFETKKYYFTIIDAPGHRDFVKNMITGASQADAALLVVSARKGEFEAGMSPEGQTREHLILAKTMGIEQLIVAVNKMDATEPAWSKERYEQIVNVLKKFMKTLGYKVDQIPFIPVSAWTGDNLIERSPNMPWYNGPTLVEALDMLQPPKKPVDKPLRIPIQNVYSIPGVGTVPVGRVETGVLKVGDKVVFMPPGVVGEVRSIEMHHVRLDQAEPGDNIGFNVRGVSKKDVKRGDVAGHVDNPPTVAEEFTAKVFVIWHPTAIAPGYTPVVHAHTASVACRITEIVAKLDPRTGKVLEKNPSFIKQGEVAIVKFKPIKPMVVEKFSDFPALGRFAMRDMGKTVGIGIVIDVKPAKVEIRSK